One part of the Vicia villosa cultivar HV-30 ecotype Madison, WI linkage group LG6, Vvil1.0, whole genome shotgun sequence genome encodes these proteins:
- the LOC131614461 gene encoding secreted RxLR effector protein 161-like, whose amino-acid sequence MGHSKPVYTPVEEKLKLSRENDGKRVDLTQYKSLIESLRYLTATRPDIVYGVGLLSRFMEEPCVSHWQGAKKILRYIKGTLTGGIFYASNNKVKLAGYTDSDWDGDIETRKSTSGYAFHLGIGAISWSSKKQPVVALSTAEAEYIAATNCPTQTVWMRH is encoded by the coding sequence ATGGGACATTCAAAGCCAGTTTACACACCTGTCGAAGAAAAGTTGAAGTTGTCAAGAGAAAATGATGGAAAAAGAGTAGACTTAACTCAATATAAAAGTTTGATCGAAAGCCTGAGATATTTGACTGCGACAAGACCAGATATAGTTTATGGAGTTGGATTGCTCAGCAGATTCATGGAAGAACCATGTGTTAGTCATTGGCAAGGAGCTAAGAAGATTCTTCGTTATATCAAAGGTACACTGACTGGTGGAATTTTTTATGCTAGTAATAATAAAGTGAAACTTGCTGGATACACAGATAGTGATTGGGATGGAGATATAGAAACAAGAAAAAGCACGTCAGGGTACGCATTTCATTTGGGCATAGGTGCAATTTCATGGTCTTCGAAGAAACAACCCGTTGTTGCACTTTCTACTGCTGAAGCTGAATATATTGCAGCAACCAATTGTCCTACTCAAACCGTATGGATGAGACACTGA